One window of the Pseudomonas lurida genome contains the following:
- the sulA gene encoding SOS-induced cell division inhibitor SulA gives MQLVHTPQHTQLSLFEAFMAQPLAPILKETIEAPWSAEPEAFSELSLRGAAGSCLSLLAPILRELSEEQDARWLTLIAPPASLTQAWLRDAGLNRERILLLQPRGAQSAQQLTCEALRLGRSHTVVSWLNPLNAAAKQQLISAARTGDAQSLNIRLG, from the coding sequence ATGCAGCTCGTGCACACCCCACAACACACACAACTGTCGCTGTTCGAGGCCTTCATGGCCCAACCCCTTGCGCCCATCCTCAAGGAAACGATCGAAGCGCCCTGGAGCGCCGAGCCTGAGGCGTTCAGTGAATTGTCGTTGCGCGGTGCAGCTGGGAGCTGCCTGAGCCTGTTGGCGCCAATCCTTCGCGAATTGAGCGAAGAGCAGGACGCCCGCTGGCTGACGCTGATCGCCCCGCCCGCCAGCCTCACCCAGGCCTGGCTGCGGGACGCTGGCCTCAACCGCGAGCGCATCCTGTTGCTGCAACCGCGTGGCGCACAAAGTGCCCAGCAGTTGACCTGCGAGGCCTTGCGACTGGGCCGTAGCCACACCGTGGTGAGCTGGCTGAACCCGCTGAATGCTGCGGCCAAGCAGCAGCTGATCAGCGCCGCACGTACGGGCGATGCTCAGAGCTTGAATATTCGATTGGGATAA
- the lexA gene encoding transcriptional repressor LexA, translating into MLKLTPRQAEILAFIKRCLDDNGYPPTRAEIALELGFKSPNAAEEHLKALARKGAIEMTPGASRGIRIPGFEAKADESTLPIIGRVAAGAPILAQQHVEESCNINPTFFHPRADYLLRVHGMSMKDVGIFDGDLLAVHTTREARNGQIVVARIGDEVTVKRFKREGSKVWLLAENPEFAPIEVNLKDQDLVIEGLSVGVIRR; encoded by the coding sequence ATGCTAAAACTGACGCCACGCCAAGCTGAGATTCTGGCTTTTATCAAGCGCTGCCTCGATGATAACGGCTACCCGCCGACACGAGCGGAAATTGCGCTGGAACTGGGGTTCAAGTCCCCTAACGCCGCCGAAGAACACCTCAAGGCCCTCGCTCGCAAAGGCGCGATCGAGATGACGCCAGGTGCCTCGCGCGGTATTCGCATCCCTGGCTTCGAAGCCAAGGCCGACGAATCGACCCTGCCGATCATCGGTCGCGTCGCCGCTGGTGCGCCGATCCTGGCACAGCAGCACGTCGAAGAGTCCTGCAACATCAACCCGACTTTCTTCCATCCTCGCGCCGACTACCTGTTGCGGGTCCATGGCATGAGCATGAAGGACGTGGGCATCTTCGACGGCGACCTGCTGGCCGTCCACACCACCCGCGAAGCCCGTAATGGCCAGATCGTCGTGGCCCGTATCGGCGACGAAGTCACCGTTAAACGCTTCAAGCGCGAAGGCAGCAAGGTCTGGCTCCTGGCCGAGAACCCTGAGTTCGCCCCGATTGAAGTGAACCTGAAAGATCAGGACCTGGTGATCGAAGGCTTGAGCGTCGGCGTCATTCGCCGCTAA
- a CDS encoding TetR/AcrR family transcriptional regulator: MAQSETVERILDAAEQLFAEKGFAETSLRLITSKAGVNLAAVNYHFGSKKALIQAVFSRFLGPFCASLDRELERRQAKADHKPTLEELLEILVEQALVVQPRSGNDLSIFMRLLGLAFSQSQGHLRRYLEDMYGKVFRRYMLLVNEAAPRIPPIELFWRVHFMLGAAAFSMSGIKALRAIAETDFGVNTSIEQVMRLMVPFLAAGMRAETGVTDATMAAAQLRPRSKSAPTPAKV; the protein is encoded by the coding sequence ATGGCCCAGTCGGAAACCGTTGAACGCATTCTCGATGCTGCCGAGCAGTTGTTCGCGGAAAAAGGATTTGCTGAAACTTCATTGCGGCTGATCACCAGCAAGGCTGGGGTCAACCTGGCCGCCGTGAACTACCATTTCGGCTCGAAAAAAGCCCTGATCCAGGCGGTGTTCTCGCGCTTCCTCGGGCCGTTCTGCGCCAGTCTCGACCGCGAGCTCGAGCGTCGCCAAGCCAAGGCTGACCACAAGCCAACGCTGGAAGAACTGCTGGAGATCCTCGTCGAGCAAGCCCTGGTGGTTCAACCGCGCAGTGGCAACGACCTGTCGATCTTCATGCGCCTGTTGGGCCTCGCATTCAGCCAGAGCCAGGGCCACCTGCGGCGGTACCTGGAAGACATGTACGGCAAGGTATTCCGTCGGTATATGCTGCTGGTCAACGAAGCCGCCCCGCGTATTCCGCCGATCGAGCTGTTCTGGCGCGTGCACTTCATGCTCGGTGCCGCGGCGTTCAGCATGTCCGGGATCAAGGCGTTGCGCGCGATTGCCGAGACCGATTTCGGGGTGAACACCTCCATCGAGCAGGTGATGCGCCTGATGGTGCCGTTCCTCGCTGCCGGCATGCGTGCCGAAACCGGCGTGACAGACGCCACCATGGCGGCCGCCCAACTGCGCCCACGCAGCAAATCCGCGCCAACCCCCGCCAAGGTTTGA